GAGGCTTATTGGTGGCTCCAGTACTCCCCGCATTATCCCAGGGACTCGCCCGACCACCGCCCGGACTATCCCAAACGGAGCAAACCCCCCTATCTGGTTGCCTCCGACTTCAATCAAATGCTCAGGGACATGCAAAAGGAAATTTACGAGCCCATCAACATGCCCATGCCGGCCATCAATATCATCGGTTATTACGTGGACGATACTTCCGAGAATTACCTTAAGGAAATGTTAAGGGGCATTCCGGGCAAATACCGCACCTTTAAAAAATAAGTACTGCAACTGACTGAAACTAACGTTTCGCATTCGTCGCTACATCAAGCTTCTCTTCCAACCGCCCGAGCAGGCGCAGGAGCCCGTCAAGAATGGTCAATGGGTGCGGAGGACAACCGGGAATGTAGAGATCCACGGGCACGACAGAAGCCGCCCCATTCAGAATCTGCGGATTCCCGACGAAAGGCCCCCCTGCAATCGCGCAGGCGCCGACCGCAATGACAATCTTCGGCTCCGGCACCGCGTCCCATGTCTTTTTCAGCGCCAGCTCCATGCCTTTCGTCACCGGTCCCGTAATGAGCAACCCATCGGCATGGCGGGGCGATGCCACAAACTGGATGCCGAAACGGCTCAGGTCCCACCCGATCGTGCCGAGCACGTTCACGTCAGCCTCACAAGCGTTGCAGCCGCCCGCACTTACCTGCCGCAGGCGCAACGAGCGGCCAAAGAGTTTGCGCAGTTTTTTGTCCAGCGCATCGGCCAGCCGGACCTCTTCATTTCCGGTTTCGCCAAGTACGAGATCTTCGCGGCGGCGTACGGCCATGCGATGGTCGCCGGTTTGAGTAATGGCATCCTGCGGGCAGGCTTCCACACAGGCGGCGCAAAAGATGCAACGGCCAAGATCAAGCGCAACGTTTTTGGATGGCAATCTTGTAATAGCCTCTGTCGGGCACACCGGAATACAATCGTCGCACCCCTCTCCGCATCGGGCCGCCTCGACCTTGAGCGCGCCGCCATGACGGTCGGGCAGCGCGGGAGCCGGGCCTTTGGGATAAGGCATCGTCTCGCAGCCGCGCTTCAAACGATTAACTAAAGTG
The DNA window shown above is from Candidatus Methylacidiphilales bacterium and carries:
- the nuoB gene encoding NADH-quinone oxidoreductase subunit NuoB; translated protein: MFVLDTLVNRLKRGCETMPYPKGPAPALPDRHGGALKVEAARCGEGCDDCIPVCPTEAITRLPSKNVALDLGRCIFCAACVEACPQDAITQTGDHRMAVRRREDLVLGETGNEEVRLADALDKKLRKLFGRSLRLRQVSAGGCNACEADVNVLGTIGWDLSRFGIQFVASPRHADGLLITGPVTKGMELALKKTWDAVPEPKIVIAVGACAIAGGPFVGNPQILNGAASVVPVDLYIPGCPPHPLTILDGLLRLLGRLEEKLDVATNAKR